A genomic window from Anaerosporomusa subterranea includes:
- a CDS encoding M20/M25/M40 family metallo-hydrolase, with protein sequence MESKQVKDWVESNLDKFIHDLETITNIDSGNGDPEGTDQVAKIVGGWLEAIGASIEYRKNDRSTHTIARIKGKGSLRLLLIAHIDTVFAKGEAARRPFRIDENKIAYGPGVGDDKATVIQTIYSMKVLKELGFDAFGEIILYYNGEEEGGSPTAEAIVAELSQQADLAIIMDTARPNWGIVTQRKGSANYDIKIEGIEGHHGNSSHHCASAIMELGNQISQLFQMASSLPAHPASYTREALEERGIQDHGQFIPENTINVGVIGSSNQKINVIPKDAFAKLNVRCFKVAEQERLDSEIKALANKTTVPGTKVTVTGGIQTGPMEKTAQVQKLVDLYKGIVKREYNADVVEWIAGGITDGNRSAKYIPTIDALGVENYDEHTDHETVDLKTAVPRTVALTLFIQVVTKHWPLA encoded by the coding sequence ATGGAAAGTAAACAAGTCAAAGACTGGGTGGAAAGTAATCTGGACAAATTTATCCATGACCTTGAAACGATTACCAATATCGATTCCGGTAACGGCGATCCGGAAGGAACAGATCAGGTGGCAAAAATAGTCGGCGGTTGGCTTGAAGCCATTGGCGCCAGCATCGAGTATCGCAAAAACGACCGTTCCACCCATACTATCGCTCGCATCAAAGGCAAGGGCTCACTACGCCTGCTCCTGATCGCCCACATTGACACCGTTTTTGCCAAAGGCGAAGCAGCCAGGCGACCGTTTCGCATCGATGAAAACAAGATTGCCTATGGCCCCGGAGTCGGCGATGATAAAGCGACAGTGATTCAAACTATTTATAGTATGAAAGTGCTGAAGGAATTAGGTTTTGACGCCTTTGGCGAAATTATTCTCTATTATAACGGCGAGGAAGAAGGCGGCTCGCCGACAGCAGAAGCGATTGTGGCTGAACTATCCCAACAAGCCGACCTGGCGATTATCATGGATACCGCCCGCCCCAACTGGGGGATTGTCACCCAGCGCAAAGGCAGCGCCAACTATGATATCAAAATCGAAGGCATCGAAGGCCATCATGGCAACTCGTCTCACCACTGCGCTAGCGCGATCATGGAGCTTGGCAACCAGATCAGCCAATTATTCCAAATGGCAAGTTCTCTACCCGCGCACCCTGCAAGTTACACCCGCGAGGCGTTAGAAGAACGCGGTATCCAAGATCATGGACAATTCATCCCTGAAAACACGATCAATGTCGGCGTCATCGGCTCATCAAACCAGAAAATTAATGTCATCCCCAAAGACGCCTTCGCCAAATTGAATGTCCGCTGCTTCAAAGTTGCGGAGCAAGAGCGGCTTGACAGTGAAATCAAAGCCTTGGCGAATAAGACGACCGTACCAGGAACGAAAGTTACAGTAACTGGCGGCATCCAAACCGGCCCGATGGAAAAAACCGCTCAAGTACAGAAACTGGTCGATCTGTATAAGGGGATTGTGAAACGCGAATACAACGCCGACGTCGTCGAATGGATAGCTGGCGGCATCACTGACGGCAACCGCTCAGCCAAATACATCCCCACCATTGACGCCTTAGGTGTTGAAAACTATGACGAACATACTGATCATGAAACTGTTGATCTGAAAACAGCTGTCCCACGCACTGTCGCACTGACACTGTTTATCCAAGTAGTGACTAAGCACTGGCCACTGGCATAG
- a CDS encoding AbrB family transcriptional regulator translates to MDRTNTLIKTAFAALIGSTIFYFLHLPLPWMLGSLTGVMIWQSFGQEACWPTPVRNCGVIVLGAMMGSWFTPETARQIIVQLPGMLLVTGTSLLFGFGLAYFTARQTGISLASSLLGSTPGGLTQMTIICDEFKDADLAVVSVLQTLRLQMVIFIVPFLAIHAVAGGAAAVAPPVAVNEAPVMGLNQITAVYVLAALGGAVAGKRLSFPTPFMIGPLVGVAILGVNGLSLPQTPPLLSALSQFCMGAYMGKNIDFGGLRRQKKLLLYAVLGGLVMVASSLLSAWMLTVLYPVALTTAFLSAAPGGTAEMGLTAVMIHADVSMVSSYQIFRLLFIILVIPYFFKWWLCRSQPAE, encoded by the coding sequence GTGGACCGTACGAATACTTTGATAAAAACAGCGTTCGCAGCACTAATCGGCAGCACAATATTTTATTTCCTGCATCTGCCGCTTCCCTGGATGCTAGGGTCTTTAACCGGTGTGATGATATGGCAATCCTTTGGACAAGAAGCCTGCTGGCCGACGCCAGTGCGTAACTGCGGCGTGATTGTTCTTGGCGCAATGATGGGATCCTGGTTTACTCCCGAAACGGCGCGGCAGATTATCGTGCAGCTCCCCGGCATGCTGCTGGTAACTGGTACGAGCTTGTTATTTGGCTTTGGCCTGGCCTATTTTACTGCGCGTCAGACGGGGATTAGTTTGGCCAGCAGTCTGCTTGGCAGTACACCAGGCGGACTTACCCAAATGACCATTATTTGTGATGAGTTTAAAGACGCTGACCTCGCCGTTGTCAGCGTCTTACAAACGCTTCGTTTGCAAATGGTTATTTTTATTGTGCCATTTTTAGCGATACATGCCGTGGCGGGCGGCGCGGCAGCGGTGGCACCGCCTGTTGCCGTAAACGAGGCGCCGGTAATGGGTCTTAATCAGATAACAGCTGTATACGTGCTGGCAGCTCTAGGAGGGGCGGTAGCAGGCAAGCGCCTGTCTTTTCCCACTCCATTCATGATTGGACCGCTAGTCGGTGTGGCTATTTTGGGCGTGAACGGTCTTAGCTTGCCACAAACACCACCGCTATTATCCGCCCTGTCGCAATTTTGCATGGGAGCTTATATGGGAAAAAATATCGACTTTGGTGGTTTGCGCAGGCAAAAAAAATTGCTGTTGTATGCAGTCTTGGGCGGGTTGGTCATGGTAGCGTCTTCACTGTTGTCTGCATGGATGCTTACTGTTCTTTATCCAGTGGCGCTGACTACCGCGTTTCTCAGCGCGGCGCCGGGAGGAACCGCCGAAATGGGTTTGACTGCAGTAATGATTCACGCTGATGTGTCGATGGTATCCTCTTACCAAATCTTCCGGTTGCTGTTTATCATTCTGGTGATACCCTATTTTTTCAAATGGTGGCTATGCAGAAGTCAGCCGGCGGAATGA
- a CDS encoding Gfo/Idh/MocA family protein, translating into MSIGVAILGAGLVANVHVSALKEVSAANICGVWGRTESSARAFADRHGIACYSQFADVLADPSVDVVVNCLPSGNHAEFGIAAAAAKKHVIVEKPIDITSERANELIAACRNQGVKLAVIFQNRFTPAACQVKQALKAGVLGKLLLGDAYVKWYRSAEYYQANAWRGTLAIEGGGALINQAIHTIDLLQWLMGGVKSVVGMVRTTTHSIEGEDLGVAMVEFANGALGVIEGSTAILPSYKERIELHGQKGTIILEGGNIREWKVEGMDEADYVQPEKVSYGVTNSPAISYVNHKAQYEEIFAAIGQDREPLVNGEEGLKALEIILAIYNSSKTGERVKLR; encoded by the coding sequence ATGTCTATCGGAGTTGCCATACTTGGTGCTGGTCTGGTCGCCAATGTCCACGTCAGCGCGTTGAAAGAAGTTTCTGCAGCCAATATCTGCGGGGTGTGGGGGCGGACTGAGTCCTCCGCTCGGGCGTTTGCCGACCGGCATGGGATTGCTTGCTACAGCCAATTTGCCGATGTTCTCGCTGACCCATCTGTCGATGTTGTCGTAAACTGTTTGCCGTCAGGCAATCACGCCGAATTCGGCATTGCGGCGGCTGCGGCTAAAAAACATGTGATTGTAGAAAAACCAATTGATATTACTAGTGAGCGGGCGAATGAGCTGATCGCGGCTTGTCGTAATCAGGGAGTGAAGCTGGCTGTCATTTTTCAAAACCGCTTTACGCCTGCGGCTTGCCAAGTCAAACAAGCGCTGAAGGCGGGCGTATTAGGCAAGCTGCTCCTCGGTGACGCCTATGTTAAATGGTATCGGTCGGCTGAATACTATCAAGCCAACGCTTGGCGCGGCACACTAGCGATTGAGGGTGGCGGCGCGTTGATCAATCAGGCAATTCATACTATCGATCTGCTGCAATGGTTGATGGGCGGGGTGAAAAGCGTGGTCGGCATGGTGCGGACTACTACTCATAGCATTGAAGGTGAAGATCTCGGTGTTGCCATGGTCGAGTTTGCAAATGGTGCGCTAGGCGTAATCGAAGGCTCTACCGCCATTCTTCCGAGCTATAAAGAACGGATTGAACTACATGGGCAAAAGGGAACCATCATTCTCGAAGGCGGTAACATCCGCGAGTGGAAGGTAGAAGGAATGGATGAAGCCGATTATGTTCAACCGGAGAAAGTCTCCTATGGGGTGACCAATTCCCCGGCAATCTCGTATGTCAATCATAAAGCGCAATATGAGGAAATTTTTGCTGCTATTGGCCAGGATCGTGAGCCTCTAGTCAATGGTGAGGAAGGGCTGAAAGCGCTCGAAATCATTCTCGCGATCTACAACTCGTCCAAGACGGGGGAACGGGTGAAACTGAGGTAG
- a CDS encoding GGDEF domain-containing protein produces MNNLFLFLLCLFYVSLLTFFTYWQYNIVKRNCGDLAKVVIKLLYHRASQSARYLVAAGLTVAGILALYFGKPYATGIFSVEEYLMIHSLLEFVTIFVSFTIFSVVWLIRDGLDDDRSHFILFLGINFLAVGVFDILHALTFAGMPEIIGASGAQKATLFWLLARYWLAFTFVAAFLLNGQLKTSRQATTFYLTMNILAISAFSTIGLEYSHMTPALFVDGQGITNLKLQLEYGLIALHCVILLITWRKSSGIMENVYLSLSYFGIMTILSESTFTMYTQVHDVYNLFGHIYKAVAYCFLFRAVYWSGVINHFYTLGEMAKMNAELLKEDISLEPIIEIQMSKLRKILPIAERIAVYTRKKDTICQANYVWGKYSNFLTVGREFDLKLFMEKIGNNITLINHPEDVLEWFQTDAENSQISLEIPIILSKAKQVMYIPLAVGDQYYGLIILTIFRRFRRFTTNDVEKAKVFQQFATLIIAQANSQATITRLSFEDSLTGLPNRRFYFSELDAVKEAADRDGTAFTVVYLDMNGLKYVNDNLGHSAGDQALKLIGKQLKQHIQRPAFAARLGGDEFAAVYPGVDQAAGETIIQTLRESFAAIQLEGYDLTFALAAGGASYPAEAGDLELLVILADDRMYEHKRLLKAAERL; encoded by the coding sequence TTGAACAACCTCTTCTTGTTTCTTTTATGTCTGTTTTATGTTTCCTTGCTCACCTTCTTCACCTACTGGCAATACAATATAGTAAAGCGCAATTGTGGCGATCTCGCAAAGGTGGTGATAAAACTGCTTTATCATAGAGCTTCTCAATCTGCCCGTTATCTAGTAGCAGCAGGACTTACGGTCGCAGGTATACTCGCATTATACTTTGGAAAGCCATACGCGACTGGCATCTTCTCAGTTGAAGAATATCTGATGATTCACAGCTTGCTGGAGTTTGTAACAATCTTCGTTTCCTTCACGATTTTCAGTGTTGTTTGGCTGATTCGCGATGGACTGGACGACGATCGCAGCCATTTTATCCTATTTTTAGGCATTAACTTCCTTGCTGTCGGGGTCTTTGATATCTTGCATGCGTTAACCTTTGCAGGAATGCCGGAAATAATAGGCGCTTCTGGTGCTCAGAAAGCAACTTTGTTCTGGCTGTTGGCCCGCTATTGGCTGGCGTTTACATTCGTAGCTGCGTTCTTGTTAAACGGACAGCTTAAGACTAGCCGCCAAGCAACGACTTTCTACCTCACCATGAACATTCTTGCGATCAGCGCATTTTCCACTATAGGCCTTGAATACTCCCACATGACCCCTGCCTTATTTGTTGATGGCCAAGGGATCACCAATCTGAAATTACAGTTGGAATACGGATTAATAGCGCTGCATTGCGTTATTCTACTAATCACCTGGCGAAAATCTAGCGGCATTATGGAAAATGTCTACCTTAGTTTATCCTATTTCGGGATCATGACTATCCTGTCAGAATCAACCTTCACCATGTATACCCAAGTCCATGATGTCTACAACCTGTTTGGCCATATCTACAAGGCTGTCGCGTATTGCTTCCTGTTTAGAGCAGTATATTGGTCAGGTGTCATCAATCATTTTTACACGTTAGGTGAAATGGCGAAGATGAACGCCGAACTGCTGAAAGAAGATATCTCCTTAGAACCAATCATCGAAATTCAGATGAGCAAATTACGCAAAATTCTACCCATCGCCGAACGAATTGCTGTTTACACCCGCAAGAAAGATACTATCTGTCAGGCCAATTATGTTTGGGGCAAATACAGCAATTTTCTTACCGTTGGCCGCGAATTCGACCTCAAGCTGTTTATGGAGAAGATCGGAAACAACATTACTTTAATCAATCATCCAGAAGATGTGCTGGAATGGTTTCAGACTGATGCCGAAAATTCGCAGATTTCATTGGAGATCCCCATTATCTTGAGTAAAGCCAAACAAGTCATGTATATTCCACTTGCAGTAGGCGACCAATATTACGGTCTGATTATCCTCACGATCTTCCGCCGTTTCCGCCGTTTTACCACTAACGATGTCGAGAAAGCTAAGGTGTTTCAACAATTCGCCACTCTTATTATCGCACAAGCAAACAGTCAGGCGACTATTACCCGCCTTTCCTTTGAAGACAGTCTAACCGGACTTCCCAACCGGCGTTTTTACTTCTCTGAACTTGATGCTGTGAAAGAAGCCGCCGACCGTGACGGAACAGCTTTCACGGTTGTCTATCTCGATATGAACGGTCTCAAATATGTCAATGACAATCTCGGCCACAGCGCTGGCGACCAGGCGTTAAAGCTCATCGGCAAGCAACTCAAACAACACATTCAACGTCCTGCTTTCGCCGCCCGCCTTGGTGGAGATGAGTTCGCCGCCGTCTATCCAGGGGTTGACCAGGCAGCAGGTGAGACTATCATTCAGACTCTGCGCGAAAGCTTTGCCGCCATTCAGCTCGAAGGCTATGACCTCACCTTTGCGCTTGCCGCAGGCGGAGCCTCTTATCCGGCAGAGGCTGGCGACTTAGAACTACTAGTTATACTAGCAGATGATCGGATGTATGAGCATAAGCGACTGTTAAAAGCAGCAGAGCGTCTATAA